The following coding sequences lie in one Sorghum bicolor cultivar BTx623 chromosome 6, Sorghum_bicolor_NCBIv3, whole genome shotgun sequence genomic window:
- the LOC8057450 gene encoding ubiquitin carboxyl-terminal hydrolase 4: MVMGASGSKLEKALGDQFPEGERYFGLENFGNTCYCNSVLQALYFCIPFREQLLEYYANNKTPGDAEENLLTCLADLFMQISQAKKKTGVIAPKRFVQRVKKQNELFRSYMHQDAHEFLNFLLNELVDILEKESSAAKDSPQLSSPEKAPNGPVQPLANGVKKEPPVTLVHKNFQGILTNETRCLRCETVTARDETFLDLSVDIEQNSSITSCLKNFCSTETLNAEDKFFCDKCCSLQEAQKRMKIKKAPHILVIHLKRFKYIEQLGRYKKLSYRVVFPMELKLSNTSDDVDTEYSLFAVVVHVGSGPNHGHYVSLVKSHNHWLFFDDENVEMVEEQTLQTFFGSSHEYSGNTDHGYILFYEGLGGKS; the protein is encoded by the exons ATGGTCATGGGAGCCAGCGGCTCCAAGCTTGAGAAGGCCCTCGGTGACCAGTTCCCGGAAGGCGAGCGCTACTTCGGCCTCGAGAACTTCGGCAACACCTGCTACTGCAACAGTGTCCTTCAG GCACTCTATTTTTGCATTCCATTTAGGGAGCAGTTACTGGAATATTATGCAAATAACAAAACTCCAGGTGACGCTGAAGAAAATCTTTTGACCTGTTTGGCCGACCTTTTTATGCAG ATAAGCCAAGCAAAGAAAAAGACTGGCGTTATTGCTCCAAAACGTTTTGTTCAGAGAGTGAAGAAACAGAATGAGTTGTTTCGCAGCTACATGCACCAG GATGCACACGAGTTCTTAAATTTCCTTTTGAATGAACTTGTTGATATTCTGGAAAAAGAGTCAAGTGCTGCCAAGGATTCACCCCAATTGTCATCTCCTGAAAAAGCTCCAAATGGCCCAGTTCAACCTTTAGCCAATGGAGTTAAAAAAGAACCTCCAGTTACTCTGGTCCATAAAAATTTCCAG GGCATATTGACCAACGAAACAAGATGCTTAAGATGTGAAACAGTAACTGCAAGGGATGAAACATTTCTTGATCTTAGTGTTGACATTGAACAAAATAGTTCTATCACAAGCTGCCTGAAAAATTTCTGTTCTACTGAGACTTTAAATGCAGAGGATAAATTCTTCTGCGACAAATGCTGCAG TTTGCAAGAAGCACAGAAGAGAATGAAGATCAAGAAGGCTCCCCACATATTGGTGATCCATCTAAAGCGTTTCAAGTACATTGAGCAGCTTGGCCGGTATAAGAAGCTTTCATACCGGGTTGTATTCCCCATGGAACTGAAGCTCAGTAATACATCCGACGATGTAGACACTGAGTACTCCCTCTTTGCTGTCGTGGTCCATGTCGGAAGTGGCCCCAACCATGGGCATTATGTAAGCCTTGTCAAAAGCCACAACCACTGGTTGTTCTTCGACGACGAAAACGTCGAGATGGTTGAAGAGCAGACCCTACAAACATTCTTCGGTTCCTCACATGAATACTCAGGAAACACAGACCATGGGTATATCTTATTTTACGAGGGGCTTGGCGGGAAGAGTTAG
- the LOC110436384 gene encoding synaptonemal complex protein ZEP1-like isoform X2: MQKLSGLRSLEGFRSLAGSASTAMKAANPRPSSDTGGTSYGSFANLKITAEKLVKEQASVKTDLEMAHVKLRRATEQINLLEGKLQQAVNENAKLKVKQTEDSKLWQGLDSKLSSTKTLCDQLTETLQQLVSQTEQAEEDKKFFEKMLAKNSKDLDKFNCLLRDLSTKLEDAEQKIISGRQEMLQIKQEKEEMDRSYKERLYSNDTMIKEKDSLIKQLEGSVDENKSRLICLDSRLQCMEQELKLKDDVCISLKGNLASSESEKNSLELMNKGHILEIEKLCQDNKDLNELLSSFMVKVTELDKEHASVSSHVSRLISSFERFYDMAQEEKLLMARSSKDKFEHLQSQYVDLMSENNALKTEIEELKSRLIELQRTQEIVMVQHVEECQVAEDKIRRLESEAEVSASNINQLEKLASELQGRIQKLLEDSTLAENHKQELLQKILKLESDNLELRGQVQSIMEEKSNNAESLQGEITKRDQQVNTLENQINQLRSALDEKEQLYLCSVEREKTLEDQKLQIEASLSATECQLSDAKKQYDLMLEGEKIELSKHLEELSLKNDQAINEIRKKYELEKIEITNAEKEKAEKLIREIENKCNEKISQNKHDSERYLICLKEEHGTMVARIQQDNEQKESTLRAYHKEELQRIQSQAENELRESLSLLRKEHELQIKALRMHHEEECQRMQGELELQKSKEEKQRALLQLQWKVMGESQQVDQEVNSKKEYSVSSIKRRDPYGRKEHEVQLASPETKRKDVNLPGISPISNILRKVEKVSQDIPKHRKVTHHEYEVETANGRITKRRKTRSTVMFGEPNTQKSLHNTADKDVTKIKKVPTGSHAHPANLGELFSEGSLNPYADDPYAFG, translated from the exons ATGCAGAAGCTATCGGGGCTTAGGAGCCTCGAGGGGTTCCGATCCCTCGCTGGATCCGCCTCGACGGCCATGAAGGCCGCAAACCCCAGGCCCTCCTCGGATACTGGGGGTACTTCGTATGGGAGCTTCGCCAATCTTAAGATCACAGCAG AGAAATTGGTCAAGGAGCAGGCTTCAGTAAAGACTGATCTAGAAATGGCG CATGTCAAATTGAGAAGAGCAACAGAGCAGATAAACCTTTTAGAGGGAAAACTTCAACAAGCTGTGAATGAAAATGCAAAGCTTAAGGTGAAGCAGACTGAAGATTCGAAGCTCTGGCAGGGATTAGATTCGAAACTCTCTTCAACAAAGACTTTATGTGATCAACTGACTGAAACACTGCAGCAGCTAGTTAGTCAGACAGAACAAG CTGAGGAAGATAAGAAGTTTTTTGAGAAGATGCTTGCGAAGAATTCCAAAGATCTGGACAAATTCAACTGCCTGTTGCGTGATTTATCAACAAAGCTGGAGGATGCGGAGCAAAAGATAATTTCAG GTCGACAGGAGATGTTGCAGATCAAACAAGAGAAAGAAGAGATGGATCGAAGTTACAAGGAACGACTGTATTCAAATGATACTATGATAAAGGAAAAAG ATTCCCTCATCAAGCAGTTGGAGGGTTCAGTTGATGAAAATAAATCCCGCTTGATATGTCTTGACTCCCGCTTGCAATGCATGGAGCAAGAGCTGAAGCTAAAAGATGATGTTTGTATCAGCCTGAAAGGAAATCTAGCAAGCAGCGAAAGTGAAAAGAACAGCTTGGAGCTTATGAATAAGGGACACATTCTGGAAATTGAAAAACTATGCCAGGACAATAAGGATCTTAATGAATTGCTTAGCAGCTTCATGGTTAAAGTAACTGAGCTAGATAAAGAGCATGCCTCTGTGTCAAGTCATGTATCTAGGCTGATTTCTTCATTTGAAAGGTTCTATGACATGGCCCAAGAGGAGAAATTGCTAATGGCAAGATCTTCTAAGGATAAATTTGAACATCTCCAAAGCCAGTATGTAGATTTGATGTCAGAAAACAATGCTCTGAAAACTGAAATTGAAGAACTGAAGTCCAGACTTATAGAGTTGCAGAGAACTCAAGAAATTGTTATGGTTCAACATGTTGAGGAATGCCAAGTGGCTGAAGATAAGATCAGAAGATTAGAGTCTGAAGCTGAAGTTTCTGCCTCCAACATCAATCAGTTAGAAAAATTAGCTTCTGAACTACAAGGGAGAATTCAAAAGTTGCTAGAAGATTCTACCCTTGCTGAAAATCACAAG CAAGAGTTGCTTCAAAAGATTTTGAAGCTAGAATCAGATAATCTGGAGCTTCGAGGCCAAGTGCAATCCATTATGGAAGAGAAATCTAATAATGCTGAATCTTTGCAAGGAGAGATAACTAAGCGTGACCAGCAGGTTAATACACTTGAGAATCAGATCAACCAGCTTCGCAGTGCTCTGGATGAGAAGGAGCAACTCTATCTTTGTTCTGTAGAAAGAGAGAAGACTTTGGAGGACCAGAAATTACAG ATCGAAGCATCACTGTCTGCAACAGAGTGCCAACTTAGTGACGCAAAAAAACAGTATGATCTCATGCTTGAAGGTGAAAAGATAGAGCTATCCAAGCATTTGGAAGAGCTATCTCTCAAAAATGACCAG GCCATCAATGAAATCCGTAAGAAATATGAACTTGAGAAGATAGAAATTACTAATGCCGAAAAAGAAAAG GCAGAAAAGCTCATAAGGGAAATTGAAAACAAATGCAACGAAAAGATATCACAGAACAAGCATGATTCTGAGAGGTATTTGATTTGCCTTAAGGAGGAACATGGCACAATG GTGGCAAGAATTCAGCAGGACAATGAGCAAAAAGAGTCAACTCTCCGGGCTTATCACAAAGAAGAACTGCAGCGCATTCAGTCTCAGGCTGAGAATGAATTGAGGGAG AGTCTGTCATTGCTCAGGAAAGAGCATGAACTTCAAATAAAAGCACTAAGGATGCATCATGAGGAAGAATGCCAAAGGATGCAGGGGGAACTGGAGCTTCAGAAGTCCAAG GAGGAGAAGCAAAGAGCATTGTTACAACTACAGTGGAAAGTAATGGGAGAAAGTCAACAAGTTGATCAAGAAGTGAACTCTAAGAAG GAATACTCTGTTTCGTCGATTAAGAGGAGAGATCCATATGGAAGAAAAGAACATGAGGTCCAGTTGGCAAGTCCGGAGACCAAACGGAAG GATGTAAACTTACCTGGGATTTCACCAATTTCGAACATATTGAGAAAGGTAGAGAAAGTGTCTCAGGACATTCCTAAACATAGAAAG GTAACACATCATGAATATGAAGTTGAGACTGCAAATGGAAGAATCACAAAGCGCAGGAAAACTAGGAGCACTGTCATGTTTGGT GAACCGAACACTCAGAAATCTTTGCATAATACTGCTGACAAAGAtgttacaaaaataaaaaag GTTCCTACAGGATCCCATGCACATCCTGCAAACCTTGGTGAATTATTCTCTGAGGGTTCCTTGAATCCATATGCTGACGACCCTTATGCTTTTGGCTAG
- the LOC110436384 gene encoding synaptonemal complex protein ZEP1-like isoform X1 yields the protein MQKLSGLRSLEGFRSLAGSASTAMKAANPRPSSDTGGTSYGSFANLKITAEKLVKEQASVKTDLEMAHVKLRRATEQINLLEGKLQQAVNENAKLKVKQTEDSKLWQGLDSKLSSTKTLCDQLTETLQQLVSQTEQAEEDKKFFEKMLAKNSKDLDKFNCLLRDLSTKLEDAEQKIISGRQEMLQIKQEKEEMDRSYKERLYSNDTMIKEKDSLIKQLEGSVDENKSRLICLDSRLQCMEQELKLKDDVCISLKGNLASSESEKNSLELMNKGHILEIEKLCQDNKDLNELLSSFMVKVTELDKEHASVSSHVSRLISSFERFYDMAQEEKLLMARSSKDKFEHLQSQYVDLMSENNALKTEIEELKSRLIELQRTQEIVMVQHVEECQVAEDKIRRLESEAEVSASNINQLEKLASELQGRIQKLLEDSTLAENHKQELLQKILKLESDNLELRGQVQSIMEEKSNNAESLQGEITKRDQQVNTLENQINQLRSALDEKEQLYLCSVEREKTLEDQKLQIEASLSATECQLSDAKKQYDLMLEGEKIELSKHLEELSLKNDQAINEIRKKYELEKIEITNAEKEKAEKLIREIENKCNEKISQNKHDSERYLICLKEEHGTMVARIQQDNEQKESTLRAYHKEELQRIQSQAENELRESLSLLRKEHELQIKALRMHHEEECQRMQGELELQKSKEEKQRALLQLQWKVMGESQQVDQEVNSKKIFQEYSVSSIKRRDPYGRKEHEVQLASPETKRKDVNLPGISPISNILRKVEKVSQDIPKHRKVTHHEYEVETANGRITKRRKTRSTVMFGEPNTQKSLHNTADKDVTKIKKVPTGSHAHPANLGELFSEGSLNPYADDPYAFG from the exons ATGCAGAAGCTATCGGGGCTTAGGAGCCTCGAGGGGTTCCGATCCCTCGCTGGATCCGCCTCGACGGCCATGAAGGCCGCAAACCCCAGGCCCTCCTCGGATACTGGGGGTACTTCGTATGGGAGCTTCGCCAATCTTAAGATCACAGCAG AGAAATTGGTCAAGGAGCAGGCTTCAGTAAAGACTGATCTAGAAATGGCG CATGTCAAATTGAGAAGAGCAACAGAGCAGATAAACCTTTTAGAGGGAAAACTTCAACAAGCTGTGAATGAAAATGCAAAGCTTAAGGTGAAGCAGACTGAAGATTCGAAGCTCTGGCAGGGATTAGATTCGAAACTCTCTTCAACAAAGACTTTATGTGATCAACTGACTGAAACACTGCAGCAGCTAGTTAGTCAGACAGAACAAG CTGAGGAAGATAAGAAGTTTTTTGAGAAGATGCTTGCGAAGAATTCCAAAGATCTGGACAAATTCAACTGCCTGTTGCGTGATTTATCAACAAAGCTGGAGGATGCGGAGCAAAAGATAATTTCAG GTCGACAGGAGATGTTGCAGATCAAACAAGAGAAAGAAGAGATGGATCGAAGTTACAAGGAACGACTGTATTCAAATGATACTATGATAAAGGAAAAAG ATTCCCTCATCAAGCAGTTGGAGGGTTCAGTTGATGAAAATAAATCCCGCTTGATATGTCTTGACTCCCGCTTGCAATGCATGGAGCAAGAGCTGAAGCTAAAAGATGATGTTTGTATCAGCCTGAAAGGAAATCTAGCAAGCAGCGAAAGTGAAAAGAACAGCTTGGAGCTTATGAATAAGGGACACATTCTGGAAATTGAAAAACTATGCCAGGACAATAAGGATCTTAATGAATTGCTTAGCAGCTTCATGGTTAAAGTAACTGAGCTAGATAAAGAGCATGCCTCTGTGTCAAGTCATGTATCTAGGCTGATTTCTTCATTTGAAAGGTTCTATGACATGGCCCAAGAGGAGAAATTGCTAATGGCAAGATCTTCTAAGGATAAATTTGAACATCTCCAAAGCCAGTATGTAGATTTGATGTCAGAAAACAATGCTCTGAAAACTGAAATTGAAGAACTGAAGTCCAGACTTATAGAGTTGCAGAGAACTCAAGAAATTGTTATGGTTCAACATGTTGAGGAATGCCAAGTGGCTGAAGATAAGATCAGAAGATTAGAGTCTGAAGCTGAAGTTTCTGCCTCCAACATCAATCAGTTAGAAAAATTAGCTTCTGAACTACAAGGGAGAATTCAAAAGTTGCTAGAAGATTCTACCCTTGCTGAAAATCACAAG CAAGAGTTGCTTCAAAAGATTTTGAAGCTAGAATCAGATAATCTGGAGCTTCGAGGCCAAGTGCAATCCATTATGGAAGAGAAATCTAATAATGCTGAATCTTTGCAAGGAGAGATAACTAAGCGTGACCAGCAGGTTAATACACTTGAGAATCAGATCAACCAGCTTCGCAGTGCTCTGGATGAGAAGGAGCAACTCTATCTTTGTTCTGTAGAAAGAGAGAAGACTTTGGAGGACCAGAAATTACAG ATCGAAGCATCACTGTCTGCAACAGAGTGCCAACTTAGTGACGCAAAAAAACAGTATGATCTCATGCTTGAAGGTGAAAAGATAGAGCTATCCAAGCATTTGGAAGAGCTATCTCTCAAAAATGACCAG GCCATCAATGAAATCCGTAAGAAATATGAACTTGAGAAGATAGAAATTACTAATGCCGAAAAAGAAAAG GCAGAAAAGCTCATAAGGGAAATTGAAAACAAATGCAACGAAAAGATATCACAGAACAAGCATGATTCTGAGAGGTATTTGATTTGCCTTAAGGAGGAACATGGCACAATG GTGGCAAGAATTCAGCAGGACAATGAGCAAAAAGAGTCAACTCTCCGGGCTTATCACAAAGAAGAACTGCAGCGCATTCAGTCTCAGGCTGAGAATGAATTGAGGGAG AGTCTGTCATTGCTCAGGAAAGAGCATGAACTTCAAATAAAAGCACTAAGGATGCATCATGAGGAAGAATGCCAAAGGATGCAGGGGGAACTGGAGCTTCAGAAGTCCAAG GAGGAGAAGCAAAGAGCATTGTTACAACTACAGTGGAAAGTAATGGGAGAAAGTCAACAAGTTGATCAAGAAGTGAACTCTAAGAAG ATTTTTCAGGAATACTCTGTTTCGTCGATTAAGAGGAGAGATCCATATGGAAGAAAAGAACATGAGGTCCAGTTGGCAAGTCCGGAGACCAAACGGAAG GATGTAAACTTACCTGGGATTTCACCAATTTCGAACATATTGAGAAAGGTAGAGAAAGTGTCTCAGGACATTCCTAAACATAGAAAG GTAACACATCATGAATATGAAGTTGAGACTGCAAATGGAAGAATCACAAAGCGCAGGAAAACTAGGAGCACTGTCATGTTTGGT GAACCGAACACTCAGAAATCTTTGCATAATACTGCTGACAAAGAtgttacaaaaataaaaaag GTTCCTACAGGATCCCATGCACATCCTGCAAACCTTGGTGAATTATTCTCTGAGGGTTCCTTGAATCCATATGCTGACGACCCTTATGCTTTTGGCTAG